The Mastomys coucha isolate ucsf_1 unplaced genomic scaffold, UCSF_Mcou_1 pScaffold4, whole genome shotgun sequence genome has a segment encoding these proteins:
- the Nap1l1 gene encoding nucleosome assembly protein 1-like 1 isoform X3 has protein sequence MADIDNLPKVVKRRVNALKNLQVKCAQIEAKFYEEVHDLERKYAVLYQPLFDKRFEIINAIYEPTEEECEWKPDEEDEVSEELKEKAKIEDEKKDEEKEDPKGIPEFWLTVFKNVDLLSDMVQEHDEPILKHLKDIKVKFSDAGQPMSFILEFHFEPNEYFTNEVLTKTYRMRSEPDDSDPFSFDGPEIMGCTGCQIDWKKGKNVTLKTIKKKQKHKGRGTVRTVTKTVSNDSFFNFFAPPEVPENGDLDDDAEAILAADFEIGHFLRERIIPRSVLYFTGEAIEDDDDDYDEEGEEADEEGEEEGDEENDPDYDPKKDQNPAECKQQ, from the exons CTTACCTAAGGTAGTCAAAAGACGAGTGAATGCTCTCAAGAATCTTCAAGTTAAATGTGCACAGATAGAAGCCAAATTCTATGAGGAGGTTCATGATCTCGAGAGAAAGTATGCTGTTCTCTATCAGCCTTTATTTGATAAG CGATTTGAGATCATTAATGCAATCTATGAACCTACAGAAGAAGAATGTGAATGGAAACCAGATGAGGAAGATGAAGTTTCG GAGGAGCTGAAAGAAAAGGCCAAGATTGAAGATGAGAAAAAGGATGAGGAAAAAGAAGACCCTAAAGGAATCCCTGAATTTTGGTTGACAGTTTTTAAGAATGTTGATTTGCTCAGTGATATGGTTCAG gaaCATGATGAACCTATTCTGAAGCACTTGAAAGATATTAAAGTGAAGTTTTCGGATGCTGGCCAGCCTATG agTTTTATCTTAGAATTTCACTTTGAACCCAATGAATATTTCACAAATGAAGTGTTAACAAAGACTTACAGGATGAGGTCAGAACCAGATGATTCTGATCCATTTTCTTTTGACGGACCAGAAATTATGGGTTGTACAGG gtGCCAGATAGattggaaaaaaggaaagaatgttaCTTTGAAAACCATtaagaagaagcagaaacataAGGGACGTGGGACAGTTCGTACTGTGACTAAAACAGTATCCAAtgattctttctttaatttttttgctcCTCCTGAAG TTCCTGAGAATGGAGATCTG GATGATGATGCTGAGGCCATCCTGGCTGCAGACTTTGAAATTGGTCACTTTTTACGTGAGCGTATAATCCCAAGATCAGTGTTATATTTCACTGGAGAAGCTATTGAGGATGATGACGATGAT TATGATGAAGAAGGTGAAGAAGCTGATGAG gaaggggaagaagaaggagatgagGAAAACGATCCAGACTATGACCCAAAG AAGGATCAAAACCCAGCCGAGTGCAAGCAGCAGTGA